A window of the Arachis duranensis cultivar V14167 chromosome 5, aradu.V14167.gnm2.J7QH, whole genome shotgun sequence genome harbors these coding sequences:
- the LOC107488535 gene encoding uncharacterized protein LOC107488535: MGKKEQQQKQRDTAKVEAVLELIRKQTQLTVKQEKFCNYACVERFLKQKGDNVKRAAKQLKSCLSWRDSIGTENLIADEFSAELADGLAYVAGHDDQSRPVMIFRIKQDYQKIHSQKWLTRLLVFTIEVAISVMPKNAEQFVILLDASFYRSASAFMNLLLAALKIVGDYYPGRLYKAFVIDPPSLFAYIWKGVRAFVELSAATTVVSSLDYEESLEYNDFAAYHPRASSLRFDHSTIQSTAKVGSCSSSRFAFTVSQSFDSLKPWYLSMADTSASKVGPTSPSPMMGQARISPLNARSFSFASPASRTPRGDAARLARKSLFPSTPLPQRVTPRDPSVKAAMPRTPRASFLQSPATFFRREGHVSRGEKCRESFVAYLKFYRRPYDEMVYRSKMRPPLGGLISIVSPHIRRRHVSLSQRY, from the exons ATGGGGAAGAAAGAGCAGCAGCAGAAGCAGAGAGACACAGCAAAAGTTGAAGCGGTTCTTGAGCTCATCAGAAAACAAACCCAACTCACTGTTAAGCAG GAGAAGTTCTGCAACTATGCTTGTGTGGAACGCTTTCTGAAACAAAAGGGTGATAATGTCAAACGAGCTGCCAAGCAACTCAAGTCTTGCCTTTCTTGGAGAGACTCCATAGGCACCG AGAATTTGATAGCAGATGAATTCTCAGCTGAACTGGCTGATGGTTTGGCTTATGTGGCTGGCCATGACGACCAATCCAGGCCAGTTATG ATTTTTCGGATAAAGCAGGACTACCAAAAGATACATTCTCAAAAATG gCTTACTCGGTTGTTGGTGTTCACAATAGAGGTAGCCATTTCGGTGATGCCTAAAAACGCAGAACAATTTGTGATTTTGTTGGATGCAA GCTTTTACAGATCCGCATCTGCTTTTATGAACTTGCTGCTGGCAGCGCTGAAAATAGTGGGCGACTACTACCCAGGCAGACTCTATAAAGCATTTGTCATAGACCCTCCTTCTCTCTTTGCTTACATCTGGAAG GGTGTTCGTGCCTTCGTGGAGCTATCAGCAGCGACCACGGTGGTATCATCGTTGGATTACGAAGAGTCTCTGGAATACAACGACTTCGCAGCATATCACCCGCGAGCCTCGTCTCTCCGATTCGACCATTCCACGATCCAATCAACGGCCAAGGTTGGCTCATGCTCCTCCTCGCGCTTCGCCTTCACCGTCTCCCAATCATTTGACTCACTCAAGCCGTGGTACCTCAGCATGGCAGACACGTCAGCATCCAAAGTTGGGCCCACCAGCCCATCTCCTATGATGGGCCAGGCCCGCATCTCCCCACTCAATGCTCGCTCCTTCTCATTTGCATCTCCAGCTTCCAGGACGCCACGTGGCGACGCCGCCAGGCTCGCCAGGAAGTCGCTGTTCCCGTCGACGCCTCTGCCGCAGCGCGTGACGCCGAGAGATCCGAGCGTGAAGGCAGCGATGCCACGAACTCCGCGGGCGTCGTTTCTGCAGTCGCCGGCGACGTTCTTCCGGAGAGAGGGACACGTGAGCAGAGGAGAGAAGTGCCGGGAATCGTTCGTGGCTTACTTGAAGTTCTACCGTAGACCCTACGACGAGATGGTGTACAGGTCAAAGATGCGACCCCCACTGGGTGGACTCATCTCCATCGTCTCTCCTCACATCAGGCGCCGCCACGTGTCACTCTCTCAACGATACTGA